From one Stieleria sp. JC731 genomic stretch:
- a CDS encoding PQQ-binding-like beta-propeller repeat protein, whose amino-acid sequence MPALLYGQSADWPYWRGPNMDGSAEVTGLPEDWDPDGGEGSNVVWKRDDLGGPCTPIAMNGRLYSIQRYLPSTSREGERVVCLDAESGETIWENNYNVWLSDVPAERIGWSSVVGDQETGNIYVLGACDIFLCIDGNTGETLWKVPLHEQFGMLSTYGGRTNFPIVHEDLVIISGIIINWGDYAKPNHRLLAMDKKTGEFVWFSGTRDLPYDTTYSAPSLVTVNGQRQLILGCGDGSVWGFQPRTGKPLWNYQLSLRGLFATPLVVGDMVFCSHSEENADDASVMGAVAGLKISGKGDNTEVTEMWKHLEVVSGYSEPVYVDGRVYWVDDRCKMWVFDAKTGEPIVERKAFAGSRQRSALLYADGKIYVTTENGRWAIVEPTEDGFDVLSKGRIRDTGFGASPIVANGKLYIQSTTAMYCVGSGEGKQTQATLGGKLEPETPVSEDTEIAQVQIVPCEALVQPGQTIEYTVNVFNANGQKLETPDGVTITVDGKAAKIDGNKLIANQDAAHTGVDVVAEVNGVKGDARVRIVPPLPWKFTFDGMTDPPLSWVGARYRHVIRDIDGSPALTKVTTIPKGARSRAWMGPSDLSEYTISADVRGKRMSAQLPDIGLTAHGYVLDLMGQSQQLQIRTWSAQLRMAETVDFPWEEDKWYRMKFRVDLESEGAATVAVLRGKVWPRDEEEPKDWTVTARDESPNLASSPGLYGNAKVAELYLDNIEVVANDDSE is encoded by the coding sequence ATGCCGGCCCTGCTATATGGCCAGTCCGCCGATTGGCCTTATTGGCGCGGCCCCAACATGGACGGCTCCGCGGAAGTCACCGGCTTGCCCGAAGATTGGGATCCCGATGGCGGCGAAGGCAGCAACGTTGTTTGGAAACGCGACGATCTGGGCGGTCCCTGCACCCCGATCGCGATGAACGGGCGGCTCTACAGTATTCAACGATACCTTCCGAGCACTTCACGCGAGGGTGAGCGAGTTGTGTGCCTGGACGCCGAATCCGGCGAAACGATCTGGGAAAACAACTACAACGTCTGGCTAAGCGATGTCCCGGCAGAGCGAATCGGTTGGTCAAGCGTCGTCGGCGATCAAGAGACCGGCAATATTTATGTGCTCGGTGCTTGTGACATCTTTCTCTGCATCGACGGAAACACCGGCGAAACCCTTTGGAAAGTTCCGCTGCATGAGCAATTCGGAATGCTGAGCACCTATGGTGGTCGGACAAACTTTCCAATCGTTCACGAAGACCTGGTAATCATCAGCGGGATCATCATCAACTGGGGGGACTACGCCAAGCCAAACCACCGTCTTTTGGCGATGGACAAGAAGACTGGCGAATTCGTTTGGTTCAGTGGTACTCGAGACCTGCCATACGATACGACCTACTCCGCACCCAGCTTGGTCACCGTCAATGGACAACGTCAGTTGATCCTCGGTTGCGGCGACGGTTCGGTTTGGGGATTCCAGCCTCGCACGGGCAAACCACTTTGGAATTACCAACTGTCACTCCGCGGTCTGTTCGCGACGCCATTGGTCGTTGGCGACATGGTGTTCTGCAGCCACAGCGAAGAAAACGCTGACGACGCGAGCGTGATGGGAGCCGTTGCCGGACTGAAGATCTCTGGCAAAGGTGACAACACCGAAGTTACCGAGATGTGGAAGCACCTCGAAGTTGTTTCCGGTTACAGCGAACCGGTCTACGTCGACGGACGTGTTTACTGGGTCGATGACCGCTGCAAAATGTGGGTCTTCGACGCCAAGACCGGTGAACCGATTGTCGAACGCAAAGCATTTGCCGGCAGCCGCCAGCGTTCTGCGTTGCTGTACGCGGACGGAAAGATCTATGTCACTACCGAAAATGGCCGCTGGGCAATCGTCGAACCCACCGAAGATGGCTTCGATGTGCTTAGCAAAGGACGTATCCGCGATACCGGTTTCGGCGCTTCACCGATCGTCGCCAACGGGAAGCTTTACATTCAAAGCACCACCGCGATGTACTGCGTTGGCAGTGGCGAAGGCAAACAAACGCAAGCCACCTTGGGCGGCAAGCTGGAACCAGAGACTCCGGTCAGCGAAGACACCGAAATCGCTCAGGTCCAAATCGTTCCTTGCGAAGCCCTTGTCCAACCGGGCCAAACCATCGAATACACGGTCAACGTGTTCAATGCCAACGGACAAAAGCTAGAAACTCCCGATGGCGTCACGATCACGGTCGATGGCAAAGCAGCCAAGATCGACGGCAACAAGCTGATCGCAAACCAAGACGCCGCCCACACCGGTGTTGATGTTGTCGCCGAAGTCAACGGCGTCAAAGGCGATGCCCGCGTACGAATCGTTCCACCATTGCCGTGGAAGTTCACCTTCGACGGGATGACCGATCCACCATTGTCATGGGTTGGTGCCCGCTATCGACACGTCATTCGTGACATCGATGGATCACCGGCATTGACCAAAGTCACCACGATTCCAAAGGGTGCACGAAGCCGCGCCTGGATGGGGCCAAGTGACCTTTCGGAATACACAATTTCCGCAGACGTTCGCGGCAAACGGATGAGCGCCCAATTGCCGGACATCGGCTTGACCGCTCACGGCTATGTGCTGGACTTGATGGGTCAAAGCCAACAATTGCAAATCCGCACTTGGTCGGCTCAGCTGCGAATGGCCGAAACTGTCGACTTCCCCTGGGAAGAGGACAAATGGTATCGAATGAAGTTCCGAGTGGACTTGGAAAGCGAAGGTGCGGCGACCGTTGCCGTCCTGCGTGGAAAGGTCTGGCCTCGTGACGAAGAAGAGCCCAAAGATTGGACGGTCACAGCTCGTGATGAATCGCCCAACTTGGCTTCAAGCCCCGGATTGTACGGCAACGCAAAAGTCGCCGAACTGTACTTGGACAACATCGAAGTCGTCGCCAACGATGACAGCGAATAA
- a CDS encoding cupin domain-containing protein, whose amino-acid sequence MLDPEVLNLTELPGVNCPCGVARRAFADREDFPATVHFTQIKCDAKTHYHREHTEVYVVLSCNEDAAIELNGQLHPVRPKTSVLIPPGTRHRAIGEMDVLIVCYPKFDPHDEHFD is encoded by the coding sequence ATGCTCGACCCCGAAGTGTTGAATTTGACGGAACTACCTGGGGTGAATTGCCCCTGTGGGGTCGCTCGCCGAGCATTCGCCGACAGGGAAGATTTTCCAGCGACGGTTCACTTCACTCAGATTAAGTGCGACGCAAAGACGCACTATCACCGCGAACATACGGAGGTTTACGTGGTGCTCAGTTGTAACGAGGACGCGGCGATTGAATTGAATGGACAATTGCACCCCGTTCGCCCCAAAACTTCGGTATTGATTCCGCCGGGAACCCGCCATCGCGCCATCGGCGAGATGGACGTGCTGATCGTTTGCTATCCCAAATTTGATCCGCACGACGAACACTTTGACTGA
- a CDS encoding RNA polymerase sigma factor, translating into MSDNEPDSQTSDTQPASLDDVWKTFGNQLRRRARTRLRQYGLTGQTESMDICNEVMVDLARRSDADQLTAEDILSYILRAIDNEVVDTFRTLARHCRDFRRNEATPVEDIKLRTDQTSPSQVALRREVADRVRAILGEHDAIAVDMMLENRDWSEIGERLGIKADTARMRVRRALQRVRDEIGIREMDG; encoded by the coding sequence ATGTCTGACAACGAACCCGATTCACAAACGTCTGATACCCAACCGGCATCGCTCGATGACGTTTGGAAAACGTTCGGAAACCAACTGCGACGTCGTGCACGTACACGACTTCGACAATACGGTTTGACTGGCCAAACCGAGTCGATGGATATCTGTAACGAAGTCATGGTCGACTTGGCACGCCGCAGCGATGCAGACCAACTGACCGCCGAAGATATCTTGAGCTACATCTTGCGAGCGATCGACAACGAAGTTGTCGATACGTTTCGCACCTTGGCCAGGCACTGCCGAGACTTTCGTCGCAACGAAGCCACACCCGTTGAAGACATCAAACTACGCACCGATCAAACTTCACCAAGCCAAGTCGCGCTGCGAAGAGAGGTCGCCGATCGCGTCCGTGCGATTCTAGGAGAACACGATGCCATCGCGGTCGACATGATGTTGGAAAACCGGGATTGGAGCGAGATTGGTGAACGTCTCGGCATCAAAGCCGATACCGCTCGGATGCGTGTGCGAAGGGCGCTGCAACGTGTCCGTGACGAGATCGGTATCCGGGAGATGGACGGATGA
- a CDS encoding DUF1559 domain-containing protein: protein MKGYFRQIDCIVLLAVGMALISILSMGTLRRRSTARAVDCQQNLSKLALASLNYHSAHRQYPTGAGGTTPGGKDPTKGNDLRLGAFVAMLPFYEHVDVYDKLTAPFEKDGVSFPVMGPVPSYDPAVYEPWSMRPSELVCPDDPYHDDMPMAISYVLNYGDAVYLAGDLCGYSTSDFQQITATLAAHRGVFARERVVRIRDVIDGTSNTLMFAEAKIEGPAVAKDIKQLPLNPSLALKRYPQSQLWPKGRDSLWCSGLLRSTGFQTILPPNSPSATSDLGEHTCVMSASSFHGSGVHVAFADGRIGFVSASVDVGDSTSPSVGIAKGPMAGAKLLRPGRGSPYGVWGAMGTRGSRESVSREAMQSFKELPTDQPAKTPTEPEPHQETSKPIPMTPPEAEKDPSGDREKQPVMLEPPVAPNPANTGPEDTVPSSTVKRPDSEPPVSVDDAASPTDPASVKLPPKTWKLAAEGKTVVGWLVSCDDAGNVSMRLPDGKTAEFVLTDFASKDAYQIVQNRKGNREAAIDSLRPRLVEAIALLEKKQFSDFLKRFYHPQPVSAEQTKEISDRVSRRRGVLIQVLDEAIRSIESGDIEMQATEKGFSVEFKANTQDNAPALLMTFLEGTWFVTGL, encoded by the coding sequence ATGAAAGGCTATTTTCGTCAGATCGACTGCATCGTGTTGCTGGCAGTCGGGATGGCGCTGATTTCGATCCTTTCGATGGGCACGTTGCGTCGACGCTCGACTGCTCGGGCCGTGGACTGTCAACAGAACCTCAGCAAGTTGGCGCTCGCCTCGCTGAACTACCACTCTGCCCATCGCCAGTATCCTACTGGTGCCGGTGGGACGACACCGGGTGGTAAAGATCCGACGAAAGGAAACGATCTTCGTTTGGGTGCCTTCGTCGCGATGTTGCCGTTTTATGAACACGTCGACGTCTACGACAAGTTGACCGCTCCCTTCGAAAAGGACGGGGTTTCGTTTCCCGTGATGGGGCCCGTGCCGAGTTATGACCCGGCGGTTTACGAGCCCTGGTCAATGCGACCGAGTGAATTGGTGTGTCCTGATGATCCATATCACGATGACATGCCGATGGCGATCAGCTATGTGCTCAACTACGGCGACGCGGTTTACTTGGCTGGTGATCTGTGTGGCTATTCGACATCCGATTTTCAACAGATCACGGCAACCTTGGCAGCCCACCGAGGTGTCTTTGCCCGTGAAAGGGTCGTCCGGATTCGCGATGTCATCGATGGGACTTCGAACACGTTGATGTTTGCGGAAGCCAAGATTGAAGGCCCAGCCGTTGCGAAGGATATCAAGCAGTTGCCGTTGAATCCTTCGTTGGCATTAAAGCGATACCCGCAAAGCCAGCTTTGGCCGAAAGGACGTGATTCACTTTGGTGTTCCGGGCTTCTAAGATCAACGGGCTTTCAAACGATCTTGCCACCGAACTCACCTTCGGCAACGTCCGACTTGGGCGAACACACCTGTGTGATGTCTGCGTCCAGCTTTCACGGTAGCGGAGTCCACGTTGCGTTCGCGGATGGGAGAATTGGATTCGTCAGTGCATCCGTCGATGTCGGTGATTCCACTAGCCCTAGCGTCGGGATCGCAAAGGGACCCATGGCCGGTGCGAAGCTATTGCGTCCCGGAAGGGGCAGCCCTTATGGCGTCTGGGGGGCGATGGGGACACGAGGTTCCAGGGAGTCGGTTTCCAGAGAGGCAATGCAATCATTCAAAGAGCTTCCTACCGATCAGCCCGCGAAGACACCCACAGAACCTGAACCGCACCAAGAAACGTCTAAGCCAATTCCCATGACGCCGCCCGAGGCAGAAAAGGATCCATCAGGCGATCGCGAAAAACAACCAGTAATGTTGGAGCCACCTGTCGCGCCAAACCCCGCAAACACGGGCCCCGAAGACACTGTTCCCTCTAGCACCGTGAAGCGACCCGATTCAGAGCCGCCAGTCTCGGTGGACGATGCTGCTAGCCCAACAGACCCAGCGTCTGTCAAGTTGCCACCTAAAACCTGGAAGCTCGCCGCTGAGGGTAAGACGGTCGTCGGGTGGTTGGTATCTTGCGACGACGCGGGGAATGTTTCGATGCGATTGCCAGATGGAAAGACAGCGGAGTTTGTGCTGACCGATTTTGCGTCGAAAGATGCGTATCAAATTGTGCAGAATCGCAAAGGGAATCGTGAGGCCGCGATCGATTCGCTGCGCCCCCGGTTGGTGGAAGCCATCGCGTTGCTTGAGAAAAAACAGTTCAGCGACTTTTTAAAACGCTTCTACCATCCTCAGCCTGTATCAGCCGAGCAGACCAAAGAAATCTCTGACCGTGTGTCCCGACGCCGTGGTGTTTTGATTCAGGTTCTTGATGAAGCGATCCGATCAATCGAAAGTGGTGATATCGAGATGCAGGCGACTGAAAAAGGGTTTTCCGTCGAATTCAAAGCCAACACTCAAGATAATGCTCCGGCTCTGTTGATGACTTTCCTTGAAGGAACGTGGTTTGTGACGGGGCTCTAA
- a CDS encoding response regulator: MTKTVVDCGNCGPDFHAIRQFMTSNFDAVVIQTHGADDTLEVMRKRQVDLVTVNRKLDRDYTDGIDVVKIIKADNEVGQTPVMLVTNYDEHQQAAVAAGGVLGFGKLSLRDPETVELLQPYLGS; the protein is encoded by the coding sequence ATGACGAAGACGGTTGTCGACTGCGGTAATTGTGGTCCAGACTTTCACGCCATTCGTCAGTTTATGACGTCAAACTTCGATGCGGTTGTCATCCAAACCCATGGTGCCGATGATACCCTCGAAGTCATGCGTAAACGTCAAGTTGACTTGGTGACGGTGAACCGCAAATTGGATCGGGACTATACCGATGGCATTGATGTGGTGAAAATAATCAAAGCCGACAATGAAGTTGGCCAAACACCCGTCATGTTGGTCACCAACTACGACGAACATCAACAGGCAGCCGTGGCTGCCGGTGGTGTTCTGGGTTTCGGAAAACTCTCACTGCGAGACCCCGAAACTGTTGAACTGCTCCAGCCCTATTTGGGATCATGA
- a CDS encoding DMT family transporter: protein MNHPSAILIVAVTVGLLAGGLLGAQPSVNGMLGKSVAHPLQASFISFACGTAILFLLTLLIGGGFPPRFLTSPAQLPWWIWTGGAIGVVMVSTSLLLVPRVGSLPWFAAVMTGQTIAALFLDHFGLLGNPKSPVSILRLLGTFFLVLGVLVIVGAKQMEQNRVPTNVPTETDQ from the coding sequence TTGAATCATCCATCAGCTATCTTGATTGTTGCGGTCACGGTCGGACTCCTTGCCGGGGGATTGTTGGGGGCTCAACCAAGTGTCAACGGAATGTTGGGCAAAAGTGTCGCGCATCCGTTGCAGGCGTCGTTCATATCGTTTGCCTGCGGTACGGCAATTCTGTTCCTGCTGACACTGCTGATCGGCGGTGGTTTCCCACCTCGGTTTTTGACTTCACCTGCACAGCTCCCTTGGTGGATTTGGACCGGTGGTGCGATCGGCGTTGTGATGGTCTCGACATCGTTGCTGCTCGTTCCACGCGTTGGCTCGCTGCCCTGGTTTGCCGCCGTGATGACTGGCCAAACGATCGCCGCATTGTTTCTTGATCACTTCGGATTGTTAGGGAATCCCAAGTCGCCGGTTTCGATTTTACGTCTATTGGGAACTTTCTTTTTAGTTTTAGGCGTTTTGGTAATCGTCGGTGCGAAGCAGATGGAACAGAATCGAGTGCCGACGAATGTTCCAACTGAGACTGACCAGTGA
- a CDS encoding PQQ-binding-like beta-propeller repeat protein, which yields MRKNELSAFSMIVAAFVLGSITAAATSGCKPPTAVPRAASDNATFDDTLSNTTGDNVTADDGVASETPITQVEPPTLIAPAAEVPVEAKVAEAEMKEEPAAEEAPAETASEEPASVPAAKIAAKPAKPAEPAAAEAAPATTEATTLVNETTSPEDVLSAGGDWPQWGGSRLKNNVPGVTGLPQEWNIGKFDRRSGEWDKSKAENIAWYANLGSQTYGNPVVADGRVYVGTNNGAGHLKRYPPQVDLGCLLAFSETDGSFLWQHSSEKLITGRVHDWPLQGICCAPLVEGKRLWFVTNRGEVRCLDTEGYYDDEDDGPVTAETARVTDIALASDAGKAAMAGFSEGKLSESVLEALENAGEAVEGDTKVEVVTEGSAWTATGNFNGVDRTLSIKKAGPNVSIFKKLGVHDKRDADTIWIFNMMDQLYTSQHNMCSCSVTSYGDYLFVNTSNGLDESHINLPSPDAPTFICLNKNTGELLWQDSSPGTNILHGQWSSPAVAVLGGVPQVLFAGGDGWLYSFEAGPGKDGKGVLLWKFDANPKESKWVLGGEGTRNNIIATPVIYNDLVYVAVGQDPEHGEGEGHFWCIDPTKRGNVSPQLAMKVEGDNRVEIPHKRIQAVEPEKSEIAVDNPNSAVVWHYSIADTNEDGEIDFEEEMHRTIGTAAIKDDLIYVADFSGLLHCLDARGENGQAKVYFTYDMLAQSWGSPLIADGHVYVGDEDGDVAVFQFGSQYNEPMDEINMGSSVYSTPIAANGRIYISTKDKLFAIEASEEK from the coding sequence ATGCGAAAAAACGAACTTTCAGCGTTCTCGATGATTGTCGCGGCCTTCGTGCTCGGCAGCATCACCGCCGCCGCGACCAGTGGATGTAAACCACCCACCGCTGTCCCGCGTGCCGCGTCGGACAATGCCACCTTCGACGACACTCTTAGCAACACCACCGGCGACAACGTGACTGCCGATGATGGTGTCGCTTCCGAAACACCGATCACCCAGGTTGAACCACCAACCCTGATCGCACCGGCTGCCGAAGTACCAGTGGAAGCGAAGGTCGCCGAAGCTGAAATGAAAGAAGAACCCGCTGCCGAAGAAGCTCCGGCGGAAACCGCCAGCGAAGAACCCGCGTCCGTACCGGCCGCGAAGATCGCAGCGAAGCCAGCGAAGCCAGCTGAGCCGGCCGCCGCCGAAGCGGCACCTGCCACGACCGAAGCGACCACTCTGGTCAATGAAACCACGTCTCCCGAAGATGTGCTTTCGGCCGGTGGTGACTGGCCACAGTGGGGTGGTTCTCGATTGAAGAACAACGTCCCCGGCGTCACCGGATTGCCACAAGAATGGAACATCGGCAAGTTCGATCGTCGTAGCGGCGAATGGGACAAGTCGAAAGCCGAAAACATTGCCTGGTATGCCAACCTCGGTAGCCAAACCTACGGAAATCCCGTCGTCGCCGACGGCCGTGTGTATGTCGGAACCAACAACGGTGCCGGTCACCTGAAACGCTACCCACCTCAAGTTGACTTGGGTTGCTTGCTGGCGTTCTCAGAAACCGACGGATCGTTCCTGTGGCAACATAGCAGCGAAAAACTGATCACCGGTCGTGTCCACGATTGGCCTCTGCAAGGCATCTGCTGTGCACCGCTGGTCGAAGGCAAACGCCTGTGGTTCGTCACCAACCGCGGTGAAGTCCGTTGCTTGGACACCGAAGGCTACTATGACGACGAAGATGATGGCCCTGTCACCGCCGAAACCGCTCGCGTCACCGACATCGCCCTGGCATCTGATGCCGGTAAGGCGGCGATGGCTGGCTTCAGCGAAGGTAAGCTTTCCGAAAGCGTTCTAGAAGCTCTCGAAAACGCGGGTGAAGCCGTCGAAGGCGATACCAAAGTCGAAGTGGTCACCGAAGGATCTGCATGGACCGCGACGGGTAACTTCAACGGTGTCGATCGCACCCTTTCGATCAAGAAAGCTGGCCCCAACGTCAGCATTTTCAAAAAGCTTGGTGTTCACGACAAACGTGATGCTGACACCATCTGGATCTTCAACATGATGGATCAGCTTTACACCAGCCAGCACAACATGTGTTCGTGCAGTGTCACCAGCTACGGTGATTACCTGTTCGTCAACACCAGCAACGGTTTGGACGAATCGCACATCAACTTGCCATCGCCTGATGCCCCCACGTTCATCTGTCTGAACAAGAACACCGGTGAACTGCTGTGGCAAGATTCATCGCCCGGAACGAACATTCTGCACGGACAATGGTCCAGCCCCGCGGTTGCTGTGTTGGGCGGTGTACCACAGGTCCTGTTCGCCGGTGGCGACGGATGGTTGTACAGTTTTGAAGCGGGTCCCGGTAAAGACGGCAAAGGCGTTTTGTTGTGGAAGTTCGATGCCAACCCGAAAGAATCGAAATGGGTTCTCGGTGGTGAAGGCACGCGTAACAACATCATCGCGACGCCAGTGATTTACAACGACCTCGTCTATGTCGCTGTCGGCCAAGACCCCGAGCACGGTGAAGGCGAAGGCCACTTCTGGTGCATCGACCCGACCAAACGTGGAAACGTTTCGCCTCAATTGGCGATGAAGGTCGAAGGTGACAACCGCGTCGAAATCCCACACAAACGGATTCAAGCGGTCGAACCAGAAAAGAGCGAGATTGCTGTCGACAACCCGAACTCGGCTGTGGTCTGGCACTACTCGATTGCGGACACCAACGAAGACGGTGAAATCGACTTCGAGGAAGAAATGCACCGCACGATCGGCACCGCCGCGATCAAAGACGACTTGATCTACGTTGCTGACTTTTCCGGTTTGCTGCACTGTCTTGACGCTCGCGGCGAAAACGGACAAGCCAAGGTTTACTTCACCTACGATATGTTGGCCCAAAGCTGGGGAAGCCCCTTGATCGCTGACGGTCATGTCTACGTCGGTGACGAAGACGGCGACGTCGCTGTGTTCCAATTCGGATCGCAATACAACGAACCGATGGATGAGATCAACATGGGCAGCAGTGTCTACAGCACACCGATTGCCGCCAACGGACGGATCTACATCAGCACGAAGGATAAATTGTTCGCCATTGAAGCTTCGGAAGAAAAATGA
- a CDS encoding DUF1559 domain-containing protein gives MKRESNRPANALAMLIFGLILVAMLPRQLISQRESTRSSVCADHLREITSGLHNYSNAFKRLPPGTGGTWSGQDPSKSNQGRLGPLVGLLPFIGHTKTWEIIASPLNTENGMSFPPMGPTPTFNPERYPPWAMAPEVYLCPTSASVLNRESQVVTSLREPERKLTVTSYVACFGDSTTMQGEILDLSDPLMRDLVRQRNASNRGMFVTGRSIRLSDCTDGLSNTVIYSETIASLRRLDGQSEIVRNVQGLSKQPSLCIEAAQKEDRQFWKFGRGARWSDGWPLLTGFQTVLPPNSPSCTSPFGAIDPVVSASSLHPDGVHIALADGAVRFITDRIDTGDLDVAGVASGEGYAQPDSESPYGLWGAIGSRNAGEIVPNGLPDIPEIKQQSEVADDLSNTDELYSWTDHQSGDELSAKFIEIRDQTTVRLKHQSGSIHEVPLNSLAPSEIVRAVELDLIRKAAMDSL, from the coding sequence ATGAAACGGGAATCGAATCGACCGGCAAACGCGTTGGCAATGCTGATTTTCGGTTTGATTCTTGTCGCAATGTTACCGCGTCAATTGATCAGCCAGCGTGAATCGACACGTTCGTCTGTTTGTGCAGATCACTTACGAGAGATCACATCGGGGCTTCATAACTATTCCAATGCCTTCAAGCGGCTTCCGCCGGGAACCGGTGGCACCTGGTCGGGACAGGATCCCTCCAAAAGCAACCAAGGACGTTTGGGACCGTTGGTCGGACTGTTGCCGTTCATCGGTCACACCAAAACATGGGAGATCATCGCATCGCCTTTGAACACCGAAAACGGAATGTCCTTTCCACCGATGGGGCCGACTCCGACATTCAACCCGGAACGCTATCCGCCTTGGGCAATGGCGCCGGAAGTTTATCTTTGTCCGACCTCGGCGAGTGTTCTAAATAGGGAATCTCAGGTCGTTACGTCGTTGCGCGAGCCAGAACGAAAACTGACCGTGACGAGCTATGTCGCATGCTTTGGTGATTCGACAACGATGCAGGGTGAAATCCTTGATTTATCGGATCCGTTGATGCGAGACCTCGTGCGGCAACGCAACGCGTCAAATCGAGGCATGTTTGTCACCGGGCGTTCGATTCGACTAAGTGATTGCACCGATGGGCTATCCAACACGGTGATTTACTCGGAGACGATCGCCAGCCTGCGTCGTCTTGACGGCCAGAGCGAGATCGTCCGCAACGTTCAAGGTCTAAGCAAGCAACCTTCGCTTTGCATTGAAGCTGCACAAAAGGAAGATCGACAGTTTTGGAAGTTTGGTCGCGGCGCGAGGTGGAGCGATGGGTGGCCATTGTTGACCGGGTTTCAAACCGTGCTACCACCCAATTCGCCATCTTGTACGTCGCCTTTTGGAGCGATCGACCCCGTCGTCTCGGCGAGTAGCCTTCACCCTGATGGAGTTCATATCGCGCTCGCCGATGGGGCGGTTCGATTCATCACCGACAGAATTGATACCGGTGATCTTGATGTGGCTGGCGTCGCTAGCGGTGAAGGGTACGCCCAACCTGATTCGGAAAGTCCCTACGGACTGTGGGGTGCGATCGGAAGTCGAAACGCAGGCGAAATCGTTCCCAACGGTTTGCCAGACATCCCGGAAATCAAACAGCAATCGGAAGTGGCAGACGACCTGAGCAATACAGACGAGCTCTATTCATGGACAGATCACCAAAGCGGTGACGAACTGTCAGCGAAGTTCATTGAAATTCGCGATCAGACAACGGTACGTCTTAAACACCAATCGGGCTCTATTCATGAAGTCCCACTGAACTCTCTAGCCCCCAGCGAAATCGTTCGTGCTGTCGAACTAGATTTGATTCGCAAGGCCGCGATGGATTCACTGTAA
- the panD gene encoding aspartate 1-decarboxylase has translation MNSPFRKMLSAKIHRATITGADLDYEGSITIPPDLLEASGIVPYESVYVWNVTRGSRLETYAITGESGSRDICANGAAAHLIQPGDKVIIASYGYVPEDQVKAHRPRLVFVDDQNQIAHLGPEIPGPNRRLSEPCRS, from the coding sequence ATGAATAGCCCGTTTCGAAAAATGCTGTCCGCCAAAATCCACCGCGCCACCATCACGGGCGCGGATTTGGATTACGAAGGCAGCATCACGATCCCACCCGATCTGCTGGAAGCCTCCGGGATTGTGCCTTACGAGTCCGTGTACGTGTGGAATGTCACACGCGGCAGTCGCTTGGAAACCTACGCGATCACCGGCGAATCTGGGTCTCGTGACATCTGTGCCAATGGTGCCGCCGCCCACCTAATTCAACCGGGCGACAAAGTCATCATTGCCAGCTATGGCTACGTTCCTGAAGACCAAGTGAAAGCCCATCGGCCCCGTTTGGTTTTCGTTGACGATCAAAATCAGATCGCCCACCTGGGACCAGAGATTCCGGGACCCAATCGGCGTCTGTCAGAACCCTGTCGTTCCTGA